In a genomic window of Candidatus Methylomirabilis sp.:
- a CDS encoding metalloregulator ArsR/SmtB family transcription factor produces MRQQLSNFKAEFFKALAHPLRISILDALRTGELTVNEISQRFGVEPANASQQLAVLRNKGIVAARKEGSNVYYSVSDHAIFKLLDAAREIFNNHLIGVRGMLEEIRLEQTQTPRRR; encoded by the coding sequence TTTAAGGCGCTGGCCCACCCGTTGAGGATCTCGATCCTTGATGCGTTGCGGACGGGAGAGCTCACGGTGAACGAGATCAGCCAGCGATTCGGCGTCGAACCCGCCAACGCCTCTCAGCAGCTTGCGGTTCTTCGTAATAAGGGCATCGTGGCGGCCCGCAAAGAGGGATCGAATGTCTACTATTCCGTCAGCGACCACGCCATCTTTAAGCTGCTTGACGCGGCCAGAGAGATCTTCAACAACCACCTGATCGGTGTTCGCGGGATGCTTGAGGAGATACGACTCGAGCAGACGCAAACACCCAGGCGCCGCTAG